The Arachis hypogaea cultivar Tifrunner chromosome 19, arahy.Tifrunner.gnm2.J5K5, whole genome shotgun sequence genome has a window encoding:
- the LOC140182136 gene encoding uncharacterized protein translates to MPLIGLDGCFLKGYYGGQLLSAVGQDANNHFLVIAYAMVSNECKDTWGWFLSILKQDLEDCTELGLNFISDQQKGLALALKEIFTRAHHKNCVLHIWKNFIKHFKDEETKQLVWECARCTTHTELGAAMEKLKRVSIPAWEYMQKFELAVWCKAYFSHGSKVDNITNNMCEVWNAKIVEHREKPILTMCEGLWCYIMRKMAMHKKKLEAHVGPLALVQHKKLDQFIKPKSHKWKAIWAGDSERVLFEVHSQNHKVGVNLHKRTCTCNV, encoded by the exons ATGCCTCTAATCGGGTTGGACGGGTGTTTCCTCAAAGGTTACTATGGTGGACAGCTGTTATCTGCGGTGGGACAAGATGCCAACAACCACTTTTTGGTCATTGCGTATGCTATGGTTTCGAACGAATGTAAAGACACCTGGGGCTGGTTTTTGTCAATACTGAAGCAGGATCTAGAGGATTGCACTGAGTTGGGACTGAATTTTATCTCCGATCAACAAAAG GGGTTGGCATTGGCCTTGAAAGAGATATTTACGAGAGCTCATCACAAGAATTGTGTACTACATATTTGGAAGAACTTCATCAAGCACTTCAAAGATGAAGAGACTAAGCAGCTGGTTTGGGAATGTGCCAGGTGCACCACACACACTGAATTAGGTGCTGCGATGGAGAAGTTAAAGCGAGTAAGTATACCAGCATGGGAGTATATGCAAAAATTTGAGCTAGCTGTATGGTGTAAAGCGTACTTTAGTCATGGGTCGAAAGTGGACAACATAACTAATAATATGTGCGAAGTATGGAATGCAAAGATTGTGGAGCATAGGGAAAAGCCTATTCTAACGATGTGTGAAGGGTTGTGGTGCTACATAATGAGAAAGATGGCAATGCACAAGAAGAAGTTGGAGGCTCACGTTGGACCGCTTGCACTAGTACAACATAAGAAGTTGGATCAATTTATCAAGCCTAAGAGTCATAAATGGAAAGCTATATGGGCTGGTGATTCAGAAAGAGTCCTCTTTGAGGTTCATTCCCAAAACCATAAAGTGGGTGTTAATCTTCACAAGAGGACATGCACCTGCAATGTCTAG